One Vibrio penaeicida DNA segment encodes these proteins:
- a CDS encoding DNA/RNA non-specific endonuclease: MKRTILLTLTTLMSLPALSATCAKHLDIGVPSSQSDQVLCRDGYAVGYNYTTKNADWVAYHITADSVNLKFKRKSSFFKEDPDLPQHARSTLADYRGTGYDRGHLAPSATMDFTLQSIKQSFYMSNMSPQLPTFNRAGWRILEEHVRDLANEYNELYVVTGPIYQGNENSIGDGVTIPSAFYKVILDPQFNEAIAFIVPHRKVSGDELVNFITTIDDVEQQTGLDFFSATPNTTEDEMESVDWPDMWPTNQ, translated from the coding sequence ATGAAAAGAACAATCTTACTTACCTTAACGACATTAATGTCGCTCCCAGCTCTCTCTGCAACCTGTGCCAAGCATCTGGATATAGGAGTTCCTTCAAGTCAATCCGACCAAGTATTGTGTCGAGATGGCTACGCCGTAGGGTATAACTACACAACAAAAAATGCAGATTGGGTTGCCTATCACATCACTGCAGACAGCGTGAACTTAAAGTTCAAGCGAAAGAGTAGTTTCTTCAAAGAAGACCCCGATTTGCCACAGCATGCACGCTCAACTCTCGCAGATTACCGTGGTACTGGGTACGACCGAGGTCACCTCGCCCCTTCAGCAACCATGGACTTTACGCTTCAATCCATTAAACAAAGCTTTTATATGAGTAATATGTCTCCCCAGCTTCCCACATTTAATCGCGCGGGTTGGCGAATACTGGAAGAACACGTGCGGGATTTGGCGAATGAGTACAATGAACTGTACGTGGTAACGGGGCCCATCTATCAAGGAAATGAAAACAGTATTGGAGATGGTGTAACGATACCGAGCGCTTTTTATAAAGTAATTCTGGATCCGCAATTTAACGAAGCCATCGCATTCATCGTCCCACACAGAAAAGTTTCAGGGGATGAACTTGTCAATTTCATTACAACGATTGACGATGTAGAACAACAAACCGGATTGGATTTTTTCTCTGCCACTCCAAACACTACCGAAGATGAAATGGAGTCGGTAGATTGGCCGGATATGTGGCCAACTAATCAGTAA
- the rlmM gene encoding 23S rRNA (cytidine(2498)-2'-O)-methyltransferase RlmM: MKHLMLYCRQGFEKECAGEIQDRATQLEVYGFPRVQKNTGYVLFECYQEGDGAKLAQELDFNSLIFARQIFAVAAECKDLPQDDRISPILEGLSEIEAFPRCGDLRVETPDTNEAKELLKFCRKFTVPLRQALRGKGVLYNKDNPKKPVLHACFVAPGHCFVGYSVSDNNSKFFMGIPRLKFPSDAPSRSTLKLEEAFHVFIPKEEWDTRLASGMWATDLGACPGGWTYQLVKRSMFVHAIDNGMMAQSLMDTGQVKHHMEDGFKFEPPRKNVTWLVCDMIEKPSRVAQLMGEWLIKGWAKETIFNLKLPMKGRYDEVLQDIENLKVFLIDNKVKFKLQAKHLYHDREEITVHIQCLSNISPH, encoded by the coding sequence GTGAAACACTTAATGCTCTACTGCCGCCAAGGTTTCGAAAAAGAGTGTGCAGGTGAGATTCAGGATCGTGCTACTCAATTAGAAGTGTACGGTTTCCCGAGAGTACAAAAAAACACAGGGTATGTGTTGTTCGAGTGCTACCAGGAAGGCGATGGTGCGAAACTGGCTCAGGAGCTGGACTTTAACTCATTGATTTTTGCCCGCCAGATTTTTGCCGTGGCAGCAGAATGTAAAGATTTGCCACAGGATGATCGAATTTCGCCCATTCTTGAAGGGCTATCTGAGATAGAGGCATTTCCACGTTGTGGCGATCTTCGTGTGGAAACACCAGATACCAATGAAGCGAAAGAGCTTCTGAAGTTTTGCCGCAAGTTTACCGTGCCATTAAGGCAAGCCTTACGTGGAAAAGGGGTGCTTTACAACAAAGACAACCCTAAAAAGCCGGTATTGCATGCGTGTTTTGTCGCACCGGGTCACTGTTTTGTTGGCTATTCCGTATCCGACAATAACTCAAAATTCTTTATGGGGATTCCTCGTCTTAAATTCCCATCCGATGCACCGAGCCGTTCCACATTAAAATTGGAAGAAGCATTCCATGTTTTCATTCCTAAGGAGGAATGGGACACACGTTTAGCTTCTGGTATGTGGGCGACCGATTTGGGAGCTTGTCCCGGTGGTTGGACATACCAGCTTGTGAAGCGCTCTATGTTTGTTCATGCAATTGATAATGGCATGATGGCGCAAAGCTTGATGGATACGGGTCAGGTTAAACACCATATGGAAGATGGGTTTAAATTTGAACCCCCACGTAAGAACGTGACGTGGTTAGTGTGTGACATGATTGAAAAACCATCGCGCGTTGCTCAGCTGATGGGAGAGTGGCTAATAAAAGGTTGGGCAAAAGAAACCATCTTTAACCTTAAGCTGCCAATGAAAGGTCGATACGATGAAGTTCTTCAAGATATCGAGAACTTAAAAGTTTTTCTAATCGACAATAAAGTGAAATTCAAGCTTCAAGCTAAGCATCTCTACCATGATAGAGAGGAGATCACGGTTCACATTCAATGCTTGTCGAACATATCGCCTCATTAG
- a CDS encoding DUF423 domain-containing protein, which produces MKSKQVLMIAGVFGATAVMLGAFAAHGLKAMLSEYLIGVFDTGVQYQFIHTLALVLIGILMQIKVGEKVEKGLRNAAICFIIGILCFSGSLYALALTGIKWFGPITPFGGLMFIVGWVCFTIAAFRMKEVKS; this is translated from the coding sequence GTGAAAAGTAAGCAAGTTTTAATGATCGCTGGTGTCTTTGGCGCGACTGCCGTGATGTTGGGTGCATTCGCAGCACATGGCTTAAAGGCGATGCTGTCTGAATATCTGATTGGGGTATTTGATACCGGAGTGCAATACCAATTCATCCACACATTGGCGTTGGTCTTGATTGGTATTTTGATGCAGATAAAAGTCGGAGAGAAAGTAGAAAAAGGACTGCGAAACGCGGCGATTTGCTTTATTATCGGCATCCTTTGCTTTAGTGGCAGCCTTTATGCGCTTGCATTAACGGGAATCAAATGGTTTGGACCTATTACTCCATTTGGTGGCTTAATGTTTATTGTGGGTTGGGTTTGCTTCACTATTGCTGCGTTTAGAATGAAAGAGGTGAAGTCGTGA
- a CDS encoding alpha/beta fold hydrolase codes for MSQVIVNGEGAQTFLFAHGAGAGMDHDFMTRVAEGIAEHGIRVVRFNFPYMVKRSEDGKKRPPDRAPKLLEAFEEVIERYSDESLVIGGKSMGGRMASLLSESPHIQGIACLGFPFHPPGKPEKFKGDHLAQINKPCLILQGERDTFGKKEECAEFHFSDAVELQFIPDGDHSFKPRKSSGHTQEGNIDLAIEHLVSFIRGCCDVKGEQ; via the coding sequence ATGAGCCAAGTAATTGTAAATGGTGAAGGTGCGCAGACGTTTCTTTTTGCCCATGGTGCTGGTGCAGGAATGGATCATGATTTCATGACTCGGGTAGCGGAAGGTATTGCAGAACATGGTATTCGTGTTGTTCGTTTCAACTTTCCTTACATGGTAAAGCGCTCGGAAGATGGAAAAAAGCGTCCACCCGATCGCGCGCCAAAGTTGCTCGAAGCCTTTGAAGAGGTGATTGAGCGATACAGTGATGAGAGCCTTGTAATTGGCGGAAAGTCGATGGGGGGGCGCATGGCGAGCTTGTTATCCGAATCTCCACACATTCAAGGTATCGCGTGCCTTGGTTTCCCTTTTCACCCACCAGGGAAACCAGAGAAATTCAAAGGTGATCACCTCGCTCAAATCAATAAACCATGCCTTATCCTTCAGGGTGAAAGAGACACGTTTGGGAAAAAAGAAGAATGCGCCGAATTTCACTTTTCTGATGCAGTAGAGCTTCAGTTTATTCCCGACGGCGACCACAGCTTCAAACCCAGAAAAAGCTCTGGTCACACACAAGAAGGCAATATCGATTTAGCCATTGAACATTTGGTGAGCTTTATAAGAGGCTGTTGTGACGTTAAGGGGGAGCAGTGA
- a CDS encoding transcriptional regulator GcvA, protein MSRRLPPLNSLRVFEAAARHLSFTRAAEELFVTQAAVSHQIKTLEDYLGLKLFRRRNRSLLLTEEGQSYFLDIKDVFTSLAEATDKVLERSEKGALTISLPPSFAIQWLVPRLADFNAQEPDIDVRIKAVDMDEGSLTDDVDVAIYYGRGNWSGLRADKLYQECLVPVCSPQLLLGTKPLESLGDLKQHTLLHDTSRKDWKQFTRVHEIEGVNVNHGPIFSHSTMVLQAAVHGQGVALGNNVLAQPEIDAGRLVCPFDEVLISKNAFYVVCHEQQADTGRIATFRDWMLAKAAKEQEDFI, encoded by the coding sequence ATGTCCAGACGCCTTCCCCCTTTAAATTCTCTTCGTGTCTTTGAAGCTGCAGCCAGACACCTGAGTTTTACACGAGCTGCAGAAGAATTGTTTGTTACACAGGCAGCCGTGAGTCATCAGATCAAAACTCTGGAAGATTATCTTGGGTTGAAATTATTCCGTCGTCGTAACCGATCTTTGCTCTTAACTGAAGAGGGGCAAAGCTACTTCCTCGATATCAAAGATGTTTTTACTTCACTTGCTGAAGCGACCGATAAAGTGCTTGAACGCAGTGAGAAAGGGGCGTTAACCATTAGCCTACCCCCAAGCTTCGCCATTCAATGGCTCGTTCCAAGGCTTGCGGACTTTAATGCGCAAGAACCCGACATTGATGTTCGCATTAAAGCTGTGGATATGGATGAAGGCTCTCTCACTGACGATGTGGATGTTGCCATCTATTATGGGCGAGGTAATTGGTCGGGTCTTCGAGCGGACAAACTGTATCAAGAATGTTTGGTTCCTGTATGTTCGCCTCAGTTGTTGCTCGGTACGAAACCATTAGAATCTCTTGGGGATTTAAAACAGCATACGTTATTGCACGATACATCCAGAAAAGATTGGAAACAATTTACTCGCGTTCATGAAATTGAGGGGGTAAATGTTAATCACGGTCCAATCTTTAGCCATTCAACCATGGTATTGCAAGCAGCAGTCCACGGACAGGGTGTCGCGTTGGGAAACAATGTTCTTGCCCAGCCAGAAATTGATGCTGGGCGATTAGTTTGTCCATTTGATGAGGTATTGATCAGCAAAAATGCTTTTTATGTGGTGTGCCATGAGCAACAGGCAGATACAGGGCGAATAGCCACCTTCAGAGATTGGATGCTGGCTAAAGCGGCAAAAGAGCAAGAGGATTTTATTTAA
- a CDS encoding DUF805 domain-containing protein: MNEFLKAWKNPFDFSSRSRRKDYWMFALINFLVSLLLAFIPLVNVIYPLAVMVPQLALAVRRLHDIGKSGWWLLCPLPGAIIAGFAAFNQSYELAFVGAGLAAIGGIALFVFSVMDSQPGPNQYGDNPKGNSGDGSANQETVIA, from the coding sequence ATGAACGAATTTTTAAAAGCTTGGAAAAACCCTTTCGACTTCTCAAGTCGATCGCGTCGCAAAGATTACTGGATGTTTGCACTGATAAACTTTTTGGTCAGCCTTTTACTGGCATTCATCCCACTCGTTAATGTCATTTATCCATTAGCGGTAATGGTGCCCCAGCTTGCGTTGGCTGTTCGCCGTTTGCATGATATTGGTAAAAGTGGCTGGTGGTTATTGTGTCCATTACCTGGTGCTATTATTGCAGGTTTTGCCGCTTTCAATCAGTCTTACGAGTTGGCGTTCGTAGGCGCTGGTCTCGCGGCTATTGGTGGTATCGCTCTGTTTGTATTCAGCGTAATGGACAGCCAACCTGGTCCAAATCAGTATGGTGACAACCCTAAAGGGAATTCTGGTGATGGCAGCGCAAATCAAGAAACAGTGATTGCATAA
- the thiI gene encoding tRNA uracil 4-sulfurtransferase ThiI — MKFIVKPHPEIFVKSDSVRKRFTRILECNIRIVIQKHTENVAVFNRRDHIEVTANSDEHYEKVLAILTQTPGIHHVLEVLQSDFEDMHDIYEQVLELNRDKLEGKTFVVRAKRRGKHDFTSIELERYVGGGLNQAVESARVKLSKPDVTVKIEVANEKLNQVLARHKGLGGFPLGTQEDVLSLISGGFDSGVSSYLHIKRGSKTHYCFFNLGGPAHEIGVKQVAHYLWEKYGSSAKVKFISVDFEPVVAEILEKVDDGQMGVVLKRMFMRAGGMIADKFGIQALVTGEALGQVSSQTLTNLRHIDIVTDTLILRPLINWDKEDIINLARDIGTEDFAKTMPEYCGVISKKPTVKAVKEKLETEEEKFDFSILEKVVYDSRVMDIRDIAKESLEQAPEVEQVEAVEQDAVVLDIRSAEEEDENPLEIEGVEVVHIPFFKLSTKFGDLDQTKSYLLYCDRGVMSRLQALYLKEQGYHNVKVYRP, encoded by the coding sequence ATGAAGTTTATTGTTAAACCCCATCCAGAAATTTTTGTTAAAAGTGATTCTGTTCGAAAGCGCTTCACTCGTATTCTGGAATGTAATATTCGCATTGTTATTCAAAAGCACACTGAAAATGTGGCGGTGTTTAACCGTCGTGATCACATTGAAGTGACAGCAAACAGTGACGAACACTACGAAAAGGTTTTAGCAATCCTGACTCAGACTCCAGGTATTCATCATGTTTTGGAAGTATTGCAATCAGACTTTGAAGACATGCACGATATCTATGAGCAAGTGCTCGAACTTAACCGCGACAAGCTAGAAGGAAAAACCTTTGTGGTTCGCGCTAAGCGCCGCGGTAAGCATGACTTTACTTCTATTGAACTTGAGCGCTATGTTGGTGGCGGGTTGAACCAAGCAGTCGAAAGTGCTCGCGTTAAACTCAGCAAACCTGACGTTACGGTAAAAATTGAAGTAGCGAACGAAAAGCTCAATCAAGTATTGGCACGTCATAAGGGATTGGGCGGTTTCCCATTGGGAACGCAAGAAGATGTACTCAGCCTCATTTCTGGTGGTTTCGATTCTGGTGTTTCAAGTTACCTGCATATAAAGCGCGGTTCTAAAACCCATTACTGCTTCTTCAACTTAGGTGGACCAGCACACGAGATTGGTGTTAAGCAAGTTGCTCACTATTTGTGGGAAAAATACGGTTCATCGGCCAAAGTAAAATTCATTTCAGTGGATTTTGAACCCGTTGTTGCTGAGATTCTAGAAAAAGTAGATGACGGTCAAATGGGTGTAGTCTTGAAGCGTATGTTTATGCGTGCAGGCGGAATGATTGCCGATAAGTTCGGTATTCAAGCATTAGTCACTGGGGAAGCATTGGGTCAAGTATCTAGCCAAACCCTGACCAATCTAAGACATATCGATATCGTGACAGACACACTGATTCTTCGCCCTCTTATCAACTGGGATAAGGAAGATATCATCAATCTTGCTCGTGATATTGGCACGGAAGACTTTGCGAAAACTATGCCTGAATATTGTGGTGTGATTTCGAAAAAGCCAACCGTCAAAGCAGTTAAAGAAAAGCTTGAAACGGAAGAAGAGAAGTTCGATTTCTCTATTCTAGAGAAAGTCGTTTACGATTCCCGCGTAATGGATATTCGTGATATTGCGAAAGAAAGCCTTGAACAAGCGCCAGAAGTTGAACAAGTAGAAGCTGTTGAGCAAGATGCGGTTGTGCTGGATATTCGTAGTGCAGAAGAAGAGGACGAAAACCCACTAGAGATAGAAGGTGTTGAGGTCGTTCATATTCCTTTCTTTAAGCTGAGCACTAAATTTGGCGACTTAGACCAAACTAAATCGTACTTGCTGTATTGTGATAGAGGTGTCATGAGCCGCTTGCAAGCTCTTTATCTTAAAGAACAAGGTTATCATAATGTTAAGGTATACCGTCCTTAA
- a CDS encoding flagellar motor protein MotB, translated as MEEEECKCPPPGLPLWMGTFADLMSLLMCFFVLLLSFSEMDVLKFKQIAGSMKFAFGVQNQLEVKDIPKGTSVIAQEFRPGRPEPTPIDVIMQQTIDMTQKTLEFHDGESDRAGGTKREVGKLTGGKSPDTSTKMNQNNESEQQQQQAESQSQEMETIVESIKKALEKEIDEGAVEVENLGQQIVIRIREKGVFPEGSAFLQPKFRPLVRQVAELVKDVPGIVRVSGHTDNQPLDSELYRSNWDLSSQRAVSVAHEMEKVKGFEHARLRVRGMADTEPLVSNDTREGRIENRRVEINIMQGKPHFSDEVSAQQ; from the coding sequence ATGGAAGAAGAAGAGTGCAAATGTCCCCCCCCGGGGCTCCCATTGTGGATGGGTACATTCGCTGATTTGATGTCGCTATTGATGTGCTTCTTCGTACTCCTGCTTTCGTTTTCTGAAATGGATGTACTGAAGTTCAAACAGATTGCGGGTTCAATGAAATTTGCGTTTGGTGTTCAAAATCAGCTGGAAGTGAAAGATATCCCTAAAGGAACCAGTGTGATCGCTCAAGAGTTTCGTCCTGGTCGCCCTGAACCTACTCCGATTGATGTGATCATGCAGCAAACCATCGATATGACGCAGAAAACCTTGGAGTTTCATGATGGAGAGTCCGATCGCGCAGGTGGTACAAAACGAGAAGTCGGTAAGCTGACAGGCGGTAAATCGCCAGACACATCTACTAAGATGAATCAAAATAACGAATCAGAGCAACAACAGCAACAAGCCGAATCTCAATCTCAGGAAATGGAAACCATTGTTGAGAGCATCAAAAAAGCGCTGGAAAAAGAAATCGATGAAGGCGCCGTCGAGGTCGAAAATCTCGGGCAACAAATTGTTATTCGTATTCGTGAAAAAGGTGTGTTTCCTGAAGGTTCTGCTTTCTTGCAACCTAAGTTCCGTCCTTTGGTGCGACAAGTTGCAGAGTTGGTGAAGGATGTGCCGGGAATTGTTCGAGTTTCCGGTCACACAGATAACCAGCCATTAGATTCTGAACTGTATCGATCAAACTGGGATTTATCCTCTCAAAGAGCCGTATCCGTTGCTCATGAAATGGAAAAAGTGAAAGGGTTTGAACATGCTCGTTTACGTGTTCGGGGGATGGCAGACACAGAGCCGCTCGTGAGTAACGACACTCGAGAGGGCAGAATTGAAAACCGTCGCGTTGAAATCAATATCATGCAAGGTAAACCGCACTTTAGTGACGAAGTTTCTGCTCAGCAGTAA
- the pomA gene encoding flagellar motor protein PomA, producing the protein MDLATLIGLIGGFAFVIMAMVLGGGIGIFIDTTSILIVVGGSTFVVLMKFTMGQFFGAAKIAGKAFMFKADEPEDLIAKVVEMADAARKGGFLALEEMEITSSFMQKGIDLLVDGHDADVVRATLQKDISLTDERHEQGRAVFTAFGDVAPAMGMIGTLVGLVAMLSNMDDPKSIGPAMAVALLTTLYGAILSNMVFFPIADKLSLRREQEKLNRRLIMDGVLAIQDGQNPRVIDSYLKNYLNESKRVLDVDGE; encoded by the coding sequence GTGGATTTAGCAACGTTAATTGGATTAATTGGCGGTTTTGCATTCGTCATCATGGCGATGGTGTTGGGGGGAGGCATCGGTATTTTTATCGATACCACTTCTATCTTGATCGTAGTCGGTGGCTCAACCTTCGTTGTATTAATGAAATTTACCATGGGGCAGTTTTTTGGCGCGGCCAAAATTGCAGGTAAAGCCTTCATGTTTAAAGCGGACGAACCTGAAGATTTGATCGCTAAGGTTGTTGAAATGGCGGATGCCGCTCGTAAAGGTGGTTTTCTTGCGTTAGAAGAAATGGAAATTACCAGCTCCTTTATGCAAAAAGGTATCGATTTACTCGTCGATGGGCATGATGCAGATGTTGTCCGGGCGACCCTTCAAAAAGACATTTCGCTCACCGATGAGCGCCATGAACAAGGAAGAGCTGTGTTTACGGCTTTTGGTGATGTTGCGCCTGCGATGGGAATGATCGGTACACTGGTTGGTTTGGTAGCGATGCTTTCCAACATGGATGATCCTAAATCTATCGGTCCTGCAATGGCGGTAGCACTTCTTACAACGCTATACGGTGCTATTCTTTCTAACATGGTGTTTTTCCCAATTGCCGACAAGCTATCCCTTCGTCGTGAGCAAGAAAAACTGAATCGCCGTCTGATTATGGATGGTGTATTAGCCATTCAAGACGGTCAAAACCCTCGTGTTATCGACAGCTATTTGAAGAACTACCTTAATGAAAGTAAGCGTGTTCTTGATGTGGATGGCGAGTAA
- the xseB gene encoding exodeoxyribonuclease VII small subunit, producing the protein MASKKPENMTFEESLTELDSIVEQLESGDLALEDALKKFERGILLARSGQGKLSEAEQRVAILTQDDDQAELSPFESNSED; encoded by the coding sequence ATGGCAAGCAAAAAACCAGAAAACATGACTTTTGAAGAGTCTCTAACAGAATTGGATTCTATTGTTGAGCAGTTAGAAAGCGGCGATCTCGCACTAGAAGATGCTTTAAAAAAATTTGAACGTGGAATCCTCCTTGCTCGATCAGGTCAAGGTAAATTATCTGAAGCTGAACAACGTGTTGCCATTCTGACTCAAGATGACGATCAGGCTGAACTTTCGCCATTTGAATCAAATTCTGAAGATTAA
- the ispA gene encoding (2E,6E)-farnesyl diphosphate synthase, translating to MSASLTPYQNRSNTQLNAWLDTLPYQELPLIQAMRHGLTLGGKRARPYLVYITGEMLGCGLEDLDTPACAVECIHAYSLIHDDLPAMDDDELRRGQPTCHIKFDEATAILTGDALQTLAFTILAEGKLSSDGELNRIKMVQTLANASGVSGMCMGQALDLAAENRSVSLEELETIHLNKTAALIKSAIKMGAMAAGEKGLTVLPQLERYADLVGLAFQVQDDILDIISDTETLGKPQGSDQELNKSTYPSLLGLEGAQKKAQELLTEALGTLEAIPYNTQLLEEFARYVVERKN from the coding sequence ATGTCCGCTTCTTTAACGCCTTATCAAAACCGCAGTAACACGCAGTTGAATGCATGGCTTGATACCCTTCCTTATCAAGAGTTACCTCTAATTCAGGCTATGCGCCACGGATTAACTCTGGGTGGCAAGCGTGCGCGCCCTTATCTCGTTTACATTACCGGTGAAATGCTGGGATGTGGGCTAGAAGATTTGGATACACCAGCCTGCGCAGTCGAATGTATTCACGCCTACTCTTTGATTCATGATGACTTACCCGCAATGGACGATGACGAGCTTCGTCGCGGTCAGCCAACTTGTCATATCAAATTTGATGAAGCAACCGCCATATTGACAGGCGATGCACTACAGACATTGGCATTTACTATTCTTGCTGAAGGTAAGCTGAGTTCCGACGGAGAGCTTAACCGTATAAAAATGGTTCAAACACTTGCTAATGCCTCTGGCGTGAGCGGGATGTGTATGGGGCAAGCGCTCGACCTCGCCGCGGAAAACCGCAGCGTGTCACTCGAAGAACTTGAAACCATCCACTTAAATAAAACAGCAGCACTGATAAAAAGCGCCATAAAGATGGGCGCAATGGCTGCTGGAGAGAAAGGGCTGACTGTTCTTCCTCAATTGGAAAGATACGCAGACCTAGTCGGTCTGGCTTTCCAAGTACAAGACGATATTTTAGATATCATCAGCGATACTGAAACATTGGGGAAACCTCAAGGTTCAGATCAAGAATTAAACAAGAGTACTTACCCTTCCCTATTAGGTTTGGAAGGTGCTCAGAAGAAAGCTCAAGAGCTGCTCACTGAGGCGTTAGGCACATTAGAAGCCATCCCTTACAATACGCAGTTACTTGAAGAGTTCGCCCGTTATGTGGTCGAGCGCAAAAACTAA
- the dxs gene encoding 1-deoxy-D-xylulose-5-phosphate synthase → MTLDISKYPTLALADTPDELRLLPKESLPTLCDELRTYLLNSVSQSSGHLASGLGTVELTVALHYVYNTPFDQLIWDVGHQAYPHKILTGRREKLPTIRQKGGLHPFPWRGESEYDVLSVGHSSTSISAALGMSIAAEKEGKDRRVVSVIGDGAITAGMAFEAMNHAGDVHTDMLVILNDNEMSISENVGALNNHLAQLLSGNLYTSIREGGKKVLSGLPPIKELVRRTEEHLKGMVVPGTLFEELGFNYIGPVDGHDVNELVKTLKNMRSLKGPQFLHIMTKKGKGHAPAEKDPIGYHAVQKQFLNPDNKPKTKASKPTFSNIFGDFLCDMAAQDPKLMAITPAMREGSGMVRFSKEYPKQYFDVAIAEQHAVTLASGMAIAGQNPIVAIYSTFLQRGYDQLIHDVAIMDLPVLFAIDRAGLVGADGQTHQGAFDLSFMRCIPNMVIMAPSDENECRQMLYTGHKHTGPSAVRYPRGSGRGTAIQQDMTALEIGKGRIVRQRQTDDKESHPKVAILSFGTFLPSALSAAEALNATVADMRFVKPLDEALISELASTHDVLVTLEENVIAGGAGAGVVEYLMSSKQIVPVLNLGLPDQFVAQGTQEEMHTELGLDAAGVELAIKEYLSK, encoded by the coding sequence ATGACTCTCGATATTTCAAAATATCCTACTTTAGCACTGGCAGATACACCTGATGAGTTGCGCCTCCTTCCAAAGGAGAGCCTACCGACACTATGTGATGAATTGAGAACGTACCTTCTTAATTCCGTCAGCCAATCAAGTGGGCACTTGGCATCCGGTTTAGGAACAGTGGAACTAACGGTTGCTTTGCATTATGTCTATAACACTCCATTTGATCAGTTGATCTGGGATGTTGGTCATCAGGCATACCCACATAAGATCCTGACAGGTCGCCGTGAGAAACTTCCAACCATTCGCCAAAAAGGTGGGCTTCACCCTTTCCCTTGGCGAGGCGAAAGTGAATACGATGTCTTGTCTGTCGGTCACTCCTCAACGTCTATCAGTGCAGCACTGGGAATGTCTATCGCCGCAGAAAAAGAAGGCAAAGACAGGCGAGTGGTTAGCGTTATTGGCGATGGTGCGATTACTGCAGGCATGGCTTTTGAAGCAATGAATCATGCTGGTGATGTACATACTGATATGCTGGTCATTCTGAACGACAACGAAATGTCCATTTCAGAGAACGTCGGCGCACTGAACAATCATTTAGCTCAGCTTCTATCCGGTAACCTTTATACCTCTATTCGCGAAGGCGGTAAAAAAGTACTGTCTGGCTTGCCTCCAATTAAAGAATTGGTTCGCAGAACAGAGGAACACCTCAAAGGAATGGTTGTTCCAGGGACCTTGTTTGAGGAGCTTGGCTTTAACTACATTGGCCCTGTCGATGGTCACGATGTGAACGAACTGGTTAAGACGCTGAAAAATATGCGTAGCCTGAAAGGGCCTCAGTTCCTACACATTATGACCAAAAAAGGTAAAGGACACGCACCTGCCGAGAAAGATCCGATTGGATACCACGCGGTACAGAAACAATTCCTAAACCCAGATAACAAGCCAAAGACCAAAGCTTCAAAGCCAACATTTTCCAATATTTTTGGCGACTTCCTTTGTGACATGGCAGCTCAAGATCCAAAACTAATGGCAATCACACCAGCAATGCGTGAAGGCTCTGGTATGGTTCGGTTCTCGAAGGAATATCCTAAACAATATTTTGATGTCGCGATTGCTGAACAACACGCAGTAACGCTCGCAAGTGGCATGGCCATCGCAGGTCAGAACCCAATTGTAGCGATTTACTCAACGTTTTTACAACGTGGTTACGACCAATTGATTCATGACGTCGCTATCATGGATTTGCCAGTATTGTTCGCTATTGACCGAGCTGGACTTGTCGGTGCCGATGGTCAAACTCACCAAGGCGCGTTTGATCTCAGCTTTATGCGCTGTATCCCTAACATGGTTATTATGGCGCCTAGTGACGAAAATGAATGTCGCCAGATGTTGTACACCGGACACAAACACACAGGTCCATCTGCTGTTCGTTATCCTCGTGGTAGTGGGCGTGGCACGGCTATTCAACAAGACATGACTGCACTTGAGATTGGTAAAGGTCGTATTGTCCGCCAGCGCCAAACTGACGATAAAGAGAGTCATCCAAAAGTTGCCATATTAAGCTTCGGTACGTTCTTGCCTAGTGCTCTTTCTGCAGCAGAAGCGTTAAACGCCACAGTGGCTGATATGCGATTTGTGAAACCACTAGACGAAGCTTTGATTTCAGAATTAGCATCCACACACGACGTGCTGGTTACGCTAGAAGAAAACGTTATCGCCGGCGGTGCTGGTGCTGGTGTTGTTGAATACCTAATGAGCAGTAAACAAATTGTGCCAGTATTAAACCTTGGTTTACCTGACCAATTTGTCGCGCAAGGCACGCAAGAAGAAATGCATACCGAGCTTGGCTTAGATGCTGCGGGTGTTGAGTTAGCGATAAAAGAATACTTAAGTAAATAA